A DNA window from Xanthomonas campestris pv. campestris str. ATCC 33913 contains the following coding sequences:
- a CDS encoding NAD(P)-dependent oxidoreductase, which translates to MPIGFLGLGTMGLPMAHNLLRGGFELTVWNRSPARAQPLREAGAHVVEQPQQAAHGPLLFSMLADDAAVRQTVLDGGVLDALPAGSVHVNMATISVALAHELTALHAERGIAYVAAPVLGRVEVAEAGKLNILAAGDDAALARVQPMFDVLGQQTWQIGSAPEQANAVKLAANFCLASAIGAMAEASALARGHGVDATQFLGMLTSTLFAAPAYQGYGRLIMQRQYTPAGFTATLGRKDVDLAIQAGAARQVPMPLGELLRSGLDEAIAHGDGNADWAVLAEVSARRAGQA; encoded by the coding sequence ATGCCAATAGGATTTCTGGGGCTGGGCACGATGGGCCTGCCGATGGCGCACAACCTGCTGCGCGGCGGCTTTGAACTGACCGTATGGAACCGCTCGCCGGCACGTGCGCAGCCGCTGCGTGAGGCCGGCGCACACGTGGTGGAGCAGCCGCAGCAGGCCGCGCACGGCCCGCTGCTGTTTTCGATGCTGGCCGACGACGCCGCGGTGCGGCAGACGGTGCTCGACGGCGGCGTGCTGGATGCGCTGCCGGCCGGCAGCGTGCACGTCAACATGGCCACCATCTCGGTGGCGCTGGCGCACGAGTTGACCGCACTGCATGCCGAGCGGGGTATTGCCTACGTCGCCGCCCCGGTGCTTGGCCGCGTGGAGGTGGCCGAAGCCGGCAAGCTCAACATCCTGGCCGCTGGCGACGATGCCGCGCTTGCCCGCGTGCAGCCGATGTTCGATGTGCTGGGCCAGCAGACCTGGCAGATTGGCAGCGCGCCCGAGCAGGCCAACGCGGTGAAACTGGCCGCCAACTTCTGCCTGGCCAGTGCGATCGGCGCGATGGCCGAAGCCAGCGCGCTGGCGCGTGGGCATGGCGTGGATGCCACGCAGTTTTTAGGCATGCTCACCAGCACCTTGTTCGCTGCGCCCGCGTATCAAGGCTATGGCCGGCTGATCATGCAGCGCCAGTACACGCCTGCCGGCTTCACTGCCACCCTGGGCCGCAAGGATGTGGATCTGGCAATCCAGGCCGGCGCGGCGCGGCAGGTGCCGATGCCGCTGGGCGAGCTGCTGCGCAGCGGCCTGGACGAGGCAATTGCGCACGGCGATGGCAACGCCGACTGGGCGGTGCTGGCCGAGGTCTCCGCACGCCGTGCAGGGCAGGCCTAG
- a CDS encoding XVIPCD domain-containing protein, with protein MTSAPVIHQGPVGPDHPEHPDHHLFSQIQEAVSVLDTELGKPTDEASMRMAARLLPLAKQHGFDQVDLVVLSRHLGEVGENVFLVRGALDDPAHLRAHITTQEAMETSVDASLAQLDEINRRLMLRLPPR; from the coding sequence ATGACCAGCGCACCGGTCATCCATCAGGGCCCGGTCGGCCCGGACCATCCCGAGCATCCGGACCATCACCTGTTCTCACAGATCCAGGAAGCGGTGAGCGTGCTCGACACAGAACTAGGCAAGCCTACCGACGAGGCCAGCATGCGCATGGCCGCGCGGCTGCTGCCGCTGGCCAAGCAGCACGGCTTCGACCAGGTGGATCTGGTGGTGCTCAGCCGCCATCTCGGCGAGGTGGGCGAGAACGTGTTTCTGGTGCGTGGCGCGCTGGACGACCCGGCGCATTTGCGCGCCCACATCACCACCCAGGAAGCGATGGAGACCTCGGTCGACGCCTCGCTTGCGCAGCTGGACGAAATCAACCGGCGGCTGATGCTGCGCCTGCCGCCGCGCTGA
- the purU gene encoding formyltetrahydrofolate deformylase, whose amino-acid sequence MRSDYILTLSCPDRTGIVYRVTGLLFDLACNILDAQQFGDDESGRFFLRVHFDKPPRTDIAQLEQQFSQLAAGFEMTWQLHDARRRARLLVLVSKQGHCLNDLLFRMHSRQLPVDIVAVVSNHTDFAPLAASYGIAFHHLPVSADTRAEQETQLLALVERLQVDLVVLARYMQILSPALCRALAGRAINIHHSFLPSFKGAQPYHQAHARGVKIIGATAHYVTEDLDEGPIIEQDVARVDHAMTPRDLVRLGSDTESLVLARAVRRHVEHRIVLNGHRTVVFR is encoded by the coding sequence ATGCGCTCTGACTACATCCTCACCCTGTCCTGCCCCGACCGTACCGGCATCGTCTATCGCGTGACCGGTCTGTTGTTCGATCTTGCCTGCAATATTCTCGACGCCCAGCAATTTGGCGACGACGAGAGCGGGCGGTTTTTCCTGCGCGTGCATTTCGACAAGCCGCCGCGAACTGACATCGCGCAGCTGGAGCAACAGTTCTCACAGCTGGCCGCCGGTTTTGAAATGACCTGGCAGCTGCACGATGCGCGCCGCCGCGCGCGGCTGCTGGTGCTGGTGAGCAAGCAGGGCCACTGCCTCAACGATCTGCTGTTCCGCATGCATAGCCGGCAGTTGCCGGTGGATATCGTGGCGGTGGTCTCCAACCACACCGACTTCGCACCGCTGGCGGCGTCCTACGGCATCGCCTTCCACCACCTGCCGGTGAGCGCAGACACGCGCGCCGAACAGGAAACGCAGCTGCTCGCGCTGGTCGAGCGCCTGCAGGTGGACCTGGTAGTGCTGGCGCGCTACATGCAGATCCTTTCGCCTGCACTGTGCCGCGCATTGGCCGGGCGTGCGATCAACATCCACCACAGCTTCCTGCCCAGTTTCAAGGGCGCCCAGCCGTATCACCAGGCGCACGCGCGCGGGGTCAAGATCATCGGCGCCACCGCGCACTACGTCACCGAAGACCTGGACGAAGGCCCGATCATCGAACAGGACGTCGCCCGCGTGGACCACGCCATGACCCCGCGCGACCTGGTGCGCCTGGGCAGCGACACCGAATCGCTGGTGCTGGCACGCGCGGTACGCCGCCATGTCGAACACCGCATCGTGCTCAACGGGCACCGTACGGTGGTGTTTCGCTAG
- a CDS encoding AraC family transcriptional regulator: MLDPLAEVVLLLRPAPGFSKLVLGAGVWSAYRSDAPGPFYCAVIEGKCRLALEGGQAHVLEAGDFVLAPAMLAVTLSSAQASTGQAHTVPTQADDGSFRIGAQDGPADVRIVIGHCSFGSPDAALLVSLLPRLVHVRGELRLTTLVNLVGEEARTNRPARAVVLARLLEVLLIEALRSLTASDTTPGLVRALSDARLAAALRAMHGAPAHAWTIDALAKEAALSRSSFFARFNRAMGVTPMEYLLAWRMALAKTLLSEQGLGVAQAAQRVGYGSASSFSVAFTRHTGSPPSQYARVRTATSLDAV, from the coding sequence ATGCTCGACCCGCTTGCTGAGGTCGTCCTGCTGCTGAGGCCGGCACCAGGGTTCTCCAAACTTGTCCTTGGCGCTGGTGTGTGGTCGGCGTACCGCTCCGATGCGCCCGGCCCGTTTTACTGCGCGGTGATCGAGGGAAAGTGCCGGCTGGCGCTTGAAGGTGGCCAGGCGCATGTGCTGGAAGCAGGCGACTTTGTGCTGGCACCCGCCATGCTTGCTGTCACGCTCTCCAGCGCGCAGGCGTCGACCGGGCAAGCCCACACCGTGCCGACCCAGGCGGACGATGGCAGTTTCCGCATCGGCGCGCAGGACGGCCCGGCGGATGTTCGCATCGTGATTGGGCATTGCAGCTTCGGCTCGCCGGATGCGGCGCTGCTGGTGTCGCTGCTGCCACGGTTGGTGCATGTGCGCGGTGAGCTGCGGCTCACCACGCTGGTGAATCTGGTTGGTGAGGAGGCGCGCACAAACCGACCCGCCCGTGCGGTGGTGCTTGCACGACTGTTGGAAGTGCTGTTGATCGAAGCATTACGCTCGCTGACGGCGAGCGACACCACTCCAGGACTGGTGCGGGCGTTATCCGATGCACGCCTGGCGGCGGCGCTGCGCGCCATGCACGGCGCACCGGCGCATGCCTGGACGATCGACGCATTGGCCAAGGAAGCGGCGCTGTCGAGGTCATCGTTCTTTGCGCGCTTCAACCGTGCGATGGGTGTGACGCCGATGGAGTATCTGCTGGCATGGCGCATGGCGCTGGCAAAGACGCTGCTGTCAGAACAGGGGCTTGGCGTGGCGCAGGCGGCGCAGCGGGTGGGGTACGGCTCGGCCAGCAGTTTCAGCGTTGCCTTCACTCGCCACACTGGCAGCCCACCATCGCAGTACGCCCGCGTGCGCACTGCAACCTCGTTAGACGCTGTGTAA
- a CDS encoding SDR family oxidoreductase encodes MQTVLITGCSSGFGLATAHYFLERDWNVVATMRTPREDLFPVSPRLKVLQLDVTDAASIQAAIAAAGTVDTLVNNAGFGAPAPLELTSLQAVRDLFETNTFGTLAVTQAVLPQMRARRAGVIVNVSSSATLKPLPLIGAYRAAKAAVNALSESLAAELEAFGIRVRVISPGSCGETDFRATARAGLRGADDEIYGAFMQQTLARMSASTGPGTRSIDVAQAVWRAATDPAAPMFIPAGADAELWAAEAAERG; translated from the coding sequence ATGCAAACCGTACTCATCACCGGCTGTTCGTCGGGCTTTGGCCTGGCAACCGCACATTACTTTCTCGAACGCGACTGGAACGTGGTTGCCACCATGCGCACTCCACGTGAGGACCTGTTTCCTGTATCGCCAAGGTTGAAGGTGCTGCAGCTCGACGTCACCGACGCCGCGAGCATCCAGGCCGCGATTGCTGCGGCCGGCACGGTGGACACGCTCGTCAATAACGCAGGCTTCGGTGCGCCCGCACCGCTGGAACTGACAAGCCTGCAGGCGGTACGCGACCTGTTCGAAACCAACACCTTCGGCACGCTGGCTGTTACGCAGGCGGTCTTGCCGCAGATGCGCGCGCGCCGCGCCGGGGTCATCGTCAATGTGTCGTCGAGCGCAACGCTCAAGCCACTTCCGCTGATCGGCGCCTACCGTGCGGCGAAGGCGGCGGTGAATGCGCTGAGCGAATCGCTGGCCGCCGAGCTGGAGGCGTTCGGTATCCGCGTGCGGGTTATCTCGCCAGGCTCCTGCGGTGAGACGGACTTTCGTGCCACCGCCCGCGCGGGTCTACGCGGCGCTGATGACGAGATCTATGGTGCGTTTATGCAACAGACGCTGGCGCGCATGAGCGCATCTACCGGCCCAGGGACGCGGTCGATCGACGTCGCGCAGGCCGTCTGGCGCGCAGCCACCGACCCGGCTGCGCCGATGTTTATTCCTGCAGGCGCAGATGCAGAACTGTGGGCTGCCGAAGCTGCCGAGCGTGGCTAA
- a CDS encoding choice-of-anchor X domain-containing protein: protein MHTPSLLSLSCALSLIAAPLGAAELQPKQLAGPPEEFAQMRAPEPAESAILSKSALLPVELAPAGASARWQGSLPVENGHLRFMVLAGDQQWDAAVAAPRVAGARAAAAPQLQAQRTRLGSADSGTSGMRYAVDAAQNGVWSLTLQSASPTAQRGYVLMEGDPRTQLASYPRHRHQQVGQSLTLNALLSGSDAQGAGLLAGQAGQIDQASLRVLDPQGTARTFAMADDGKHDDGAAGDGVYGGSFQPTSAGTWIAQVIVHGRDQAGQPFVRTSEHVLPVLDTSVRLLGNALSARAADGTRLSIGLPIAARGQAPTHYRVFGQVWGTDAKGKQIPVAWIGGMLTPQQGQLPLSLDERWVARAGARAPFTLRGLRIEDPDHYIPLAQADTLPLPLQLQLPALRRASIARATAGIDESMRMGPRPRTLATASALAQPQAAGSRLVLVHGYCSNGVWPEAQFSNASSFIDAKQNRSNDQFAQRLAQFASQWSSFATVAHSQGGMAALHLYTYYWSGLDNATGGRVMQSVGTPYQGTNLSGILAAVGSWFGVGCGSNTDLTYDGAKAWLAGIPADARAKVNYYTTSFAKTNWYTNDYCNAASDLVLNDPEDGTVEQANAQLPGGVNRGHTTGQCHTTGMRDPAQYLDASRNAVMNANAAK, encoded by the coding sequence ATGCATACGCCGTCGCTGTTGTCGTTGTCGTGCGCCCTCTCGCTCATCGCCGCGCCCCTGGGCGCGGCCGAGCTACAGCCCAAACAATTGGCCGGCCCGCCAGAAGAGTTCGCGCAGATGCGCGCACCCGAACCGGCGGAATCAGCCATCCTTTCGAAAAGCGCATTACTGCCGGTGGAGCTCGCACCGGCCGGTGCCAGTGCACGCTGGCAGGGCAGCCTGCCGGTGGAAAACGGCCACCTGCGTTTCATGGTGCTGGCCGGTGACCAGCAGTGGGACGCGGCCGTGGCCGCACCGCGCGTTGCCGGCGCGCGCGCCGCAGCAGCGCCGCAACTGCAAGCACAACGCACACGGCTCGGCAGTGCCGACAGCGGCACCAGCGGCATGCGCTATGCAGTGGACGCTGCGCAGAACGGTGTGTGGTCGCTGACGCTGCAGTCGGCCTCGCCCACGGCGCAACGTGGCTATGTGTTGATGGAAGGCGACCCGCGCACGCAGCTGGCCTCCTATCCACGGCATCGCCACCAGCAGGTGGGCCAGTCGCTGACGCTCAATGCGCTGCTCAGCGGCAGCGATGCACAAGGCGCGGGCTTATTGGCTGGCCAGGCCGGGCAGATCGATCAGGCCAGCCTGCGCGTGCTCGATCCACAGGGCACGGCGCGCACGTTTGCGATGGCCGATGACGGCAAGCACGACGACGGCGCTGCCGGCGATGGCGTGTATGGCGGCAGCTTTCAGCCGACCAGTGCCGGCACCTGGATCGCACAGGTGATCGTGCATGGCCGCGACCAGGCCGGGCAGCCGTTCGTGCGTACCAGCGAGCACGTATTACCCGTGCTGGACACCTCTGTGCGTCTACTCGGCAACGCGCTCAGCGCACGCGCGGCGGACGGCACGCGCCTGAGTATCGGGCTGCCGATCGCCGCACGCGGGCAGGCGCCCACGCATTACCGCGTGTTCGGTCAGGTGTGGGGCACCGACGCCAAGGGCAAGCAGATTCCGGTGGCCTGGATCGGCGGCATGCTCACACCGCAGCAAGGCCAGCTGCCGTTGAGCCTGGACGAGCGCTGGGTGGCGCGTGCCGGTGCGCGTGCACCGTTCACGCTGCGCGGCCTGCGCATCGAAGACCCGGACCATTACATCCCGTTGGCACAGGCCGACACGCTGCCGCTGCCGCTGCAGCTGCAGCTGCCTGCACTGCGCCGGGCGAGTATTGCGCGCGCCACGGCCGGCATCGATGAAAGCATGCGCATGGGGCCGCGCCCACGCACGCTGGCCACTGCCAGTGCACTGGCGCAACCGCAGGCGGCCGGATCGCGGCTGGTGCTGGTGCATGGGTACTGCTCCAACGGCGTGTGGCCGGAAGCGCAGTTCAGCAACGCCTCGTCGTTTATCGATGCCAAGCAGAACCGCAGCAACGATCAATTCGCACAGCGTTTGGCGCAGTTCGCCAGCCAGTGGTCCTCGTTCGCCACGGTGGCGCACAGCCAGGGCGGCATGGCCGCGCTGCATCTGTACACCTACTACTGGAGCGGGCTGGATAACGCCACCGGTGGGCGCGTGATGCAGTCGGTAGGCACGCCGTACCAGGGCACCAACCTGTCCGGCATTCTGGCTGCAGTGGGTTCGTGGTTCGGCGTTGGGTGCGGCAGCAACACCGACCTCACCTACGACGGCGCCAAGGCCTGGCTGGCCGGCATTCCCGCCGATGCGCGCGCCAAGGTCAACTACTACACGACCTCGTTCGCCAAGACCAACTGGTACACCAACGACTACTGCAACGCCGCCTCGGACCTGGTCTTGAACGACCCCGAAGACGGCACCGTGGAGCAGGCCAATGCGCAGCTGCCGGGCGGCGTAAACCGGGGCCACACCACCGGGCAATGCCACACCACCGGCATGCGCGACCCGGCGCAATACCTGGACGCCAGCCGCAACGCGGTGATGAACGCCAACGCGGCGAAGTGA
- a CDS encoding methylenetetrahydrofolate reductase → MMSPDPPSRAATITDAYSLEVGAHDMPALTAAAPQIMRGSSMFIPYLPSQNDDARLAAAQRVRALGFAPMPHLSARRIASRYALQAFVRRAVDEAGVERCLVIAGDAPSAVGPFSDSVSLIETGVFERSGIKAIGVAGHPEGHPSMPASAQWDVLERKCRSIAERGMAPLIVTQFAFDADTVLTWLEALRARGIAHPVHVGVPGPAGVAVLARYAARCGVGACASMLSKYGISLGKLFGTAGPDRFVDRLTAGLSEAHGDVSLHFYPFGGIAQSVAWVEQYRSRHARPLAD, encoded by the coding sequence TTGATGTCCCCGGATCCCCCCAGCCGCGCCGCCACCATCACCGATGCTTATTCATTGGAGGTCGGCGCACACGACATGCCGGCGCTGACTGCAGCAGCGCCGCAGATCATGCGCGGCTCAAGCATGTTCATTCCCTACCTGCCCAGCCAGAACGACGATGCGCGACTGGCCGCCGCACAGAGGGTGCGCGCCCTCGGCTTCGCGCCTATGCCGCACCTGTCTGCGCGGCGCATCGCCTCGCGCTACGCGCTACAGGCGTTCGTCAGGCGCGCCGTCGATGAGGCCGGCGTTGAACGTTGCCTGGTGATCGCGGGTGATGCGCCGTCTGCGGTTGGGCCGTTTTCCGATAGCGTGTCGCTGATCGAGACAGGCGTGTTTGAGCGCTCGGGCATCAAGGCCATCGGCGTGGCCGGACATCCGGAAGGCCATCCGAGCATGCCTGCAAGCGCGCAGTGGGATGTGCTTGAACGCAAGTGCCGCAGCATTGCCGAGCGCGGCATGGCGCCGCTGATCGTCACCCAATTCGCGTTCGATGCCGACACTGTGCTGACGTGGTTGGAGGCGCTGCGCGCGCGTGGCATTGCCCATCCCGTGCATGTGGGCGTGCCGGGTCCTGCGGGCGTCGCAGTGCTCGCACGCTATGCCGCACGGTGCGGTGTTGGCGCATGTGCATCGATGCTCTCCAAGTACGGCATCTCGCTCGGCAAGCTGTTCGGGACTGCGGGGCCGGATCGCTTTGTGGATCGCCTCACCGCCGGCCTCAGCGAAGCGCATGGAGACGTCAGCCTGCACTTCTATCCATTCGGCGGCATCGCACAGTCTGTCGCGTGGGTTGAGCAGTACCGCTCCCGCCACGCGCGTCCATTGGCGGACTGA
- a CDS encoding LysR family transcriptional regulator, translated as MLERIHLSIVQQVEQQGSLTAAAGVLNLTQSALSHSMKKLEQQLGTDVWLREGRSLRLTQAGQYLLAVANRVLPQLDLAEERLGQFAQGERGALRIGMECHPCYQWLLKLVAPYLATWPDVDVDVKQKFQFGGIGALFGYEIDLLVTPDPLYKPGLRFEPVFDYEQVLVVASGHALASAAYVTPPQLTREVLISYPVDLERLDIYSQFLLPAGVTPRRHKAIETTDIMMQMVASGRGVAAMPRWLVEEYAARMDVVPVRLGARGIAKQIFLGAREADIAIDYLRAFIELARQPGNGSGTAP; from the coding sequence ATGCTTGAGCGCATCCATCTTTCCATCGTCCAGCAGGTCGAGCAGCAGGGCTCGCTGACGGCCGCCGCAGGCGTGTTGAACCTGACCCAGTCGGCGCTGAGCCACAGCATGAAAAAGCTGGAGCAGCAGCTGGGCACCGATGTCTGGCTGCGCGAGGGGCGCAGCTTGCGGCTGACCCAGGCTGGCCAGTATTTGCTGGCGGTGGCCAACCGGGTGCTGCCGCAGCTGGATCTGGCCGAAGAGCGCCTGGGGCAGTTCGCGCAGGGCGAACGCGGTGCGCTGCGCATCGGCATGGAATGCCATCCCTGCTACCAGTGGCTGCTCAAACTGGTGGCGCCCTATCTGGCCACGTGGCCGGATGTGGATGTGGACGTCAAACAAAAGTTCCAGTTCGGCGGCATTGGTGCCCTGTTCGGCTACGAGATCGATCTGCTGGTCACGCCCGACCCGCTGTACAAGCCCGGGCTGCGCTTCGAGCCGGTGTTCGACTACGAGCAGGTGCTTGTGGTGGCCAGCGGTCATGCGCTGGCGTCGGCCGCCTACGTCACGCCGCCGCAGCTGACACGCGAGGTGCTCATCAGCTATCCGGTGGACCTGGAGCGGTTGGATATCTATAGCCAGTTCCTGCTGCCGGCCGGTGTCACGCCCAGGCGCCACAAAGCTATCGAAACCACCGACATCATGATGCAGATGGTGGCCAGTGGCCGCGGTGTGGCCGCCATGCCGCGCTGGCTGGTGGAGGAATATGCCGCCAGGATGGACGTGGTGCCGGTTCGGCTGGGTGCACGTGGCATCGCCAAGCAAATTTTTCTGGGGGCGCGCGAGGCAGATATCGCCATCGACTACCTGCGCGCCTTTATCGAACTGGCACGCCAGCCTGGCAATGGCAGCGGCACTGCGCCGTGA
- the msuE gene encoding FMN reductase, with protein sequence MTVNVPHPLRIVAVSGGMQRPSKAAALAEHLLALIAAQVPCEQHLVELGALAPQFAGALWRSQLSATVEQELVAVEQADVLVVTTPVYRGSFTGLFKHFFDFVHQDALIDTPVLLAATGGSERHALVIDHQLRPLFSFFQARTLPLGVYATDRDFLDYRVHNEALAERARLAVQRALPLIAVTRQASAIAKENVAAA encoded by the coding sequence ATGACTGTCAACGTGCCACACCCACTCCGCATCGTTGCGGTGTCCGGCGGGATGCAACGCCCCTCCAAGGCGGCCGCTCTGGCCGAGCACCTGCTGGCATTGATCGCCGCGCAGGTGCCGTGCGAACAGCATCTGGTGGAACTCGGGGCATTGGCACCGCAGTTCGCGGGTGCGCTCTGGCGCTCCCAGCTGTCCGCAACGGTGGAGCAGGAACTGGTCGCGGTGGAGCAGGCCGATGTGCTGGTGGTGACCACGCCGGTGTATCGCGGCTCCTTCACCGGGTTGTTCAAGCACTTCTTCGACTTCGTCCATCAAGATGCCTTGATCGACACGCCCGTCCTGTTGGCGGCCACCGGTGGCAGCGAGCGGCATGCGTTGGTGATCGACCACCAGCTGCGGCCGCTCTTCAGTTTTTTCCAGGCCCGCACGTTGCCGCTGGGCGTCTATGCAACCGACCGGGATTTTCTGGACTACCGCGTGCACAACGAGGCCCTGGCCGAACGCGCCAGGCTAGCGGTGCAGCGGGCATTGCCGCTGATCGCAGTGACGCGGCAGGCCAGCGCCATCGCAAAAGAAAACGTGGCCGCGGCTTGA
- a CDS encoding DUF1852 domain-containing protein — translation MTQELTFSIKSLRFDEDYRPAANTRNTTNFANLARGQRRQENLRNTLAMINNRFNDLAHWDNPKRDRYAVELDIISVEMKIGERDTGDAFPLIEILQPSILDQTTGARIDGIAGNNFSSYVRDYDFSVLLPAHNQDTSSFSLPEGFGSLHGTLFKQFVNSDTYTARFAKPPVICISVSSSKVYHRTGNRHPILGVEYRQDAFSLTDQYFEKMGLQVRYFMPPNSVAPLAFYFLGDLLNDYTNLELIGTISTMETFQKIYRPEIYNANSAAGTIYQPSLKHQDYSATQIVYDRQERSQLAVTQGKFTQEHFIKPYGDILEQWASSHAFSSTPTQDIAHHE, via the coding sequence ATGACTCAAGAATTGACCTTCAGCATCAAGAGCCTCCGCTTCGATGAGGACTACCGTCCCGCGGCCAATACACGCAACACGACGAACTTTGCCAACCTGGCCAGAGGGCAGCGTCGCCAGGAGAATTTGCGCAACACGCTGGCGATGATCAACAACCGCTTCAACGACCTGGCGCATTGGGATAACCCCAAGCGTGACCGCTACGCTGTCGAACTCGACATCATCTCTGTCGAGATGAAGATCGGTGAGCGCGACACAGGCGATGCATTCCCGTTGATCGAGATATTGCAGCCCAGCATCCTCGATCAAACAACCGGCGCGCGTATCGACGGCATTGCAGGGAATAATTTCTCCTCCTATGTGCGCGACTACGATTTCAGCGTGCTGCTGCCAGCGCACAATCAGGACACATCCAGCTTCAGCCTGCCGGAGGGGTTCGGCAGCCTGCATGGCACGCTGTTCAAGCAGTTCGTGAACTCGGATACCTACACGGCGCGGTTCGCCAAGCCGCCGGTCATCTGCATCAGCGTCTCCAGCAGCAAGGTCTATCACCGCACCGGAAACCGCCACCCCATCCTGGGCGTTGAATACAGGCAGGACGCATTTTCGTTGACGGATCAGTACTTCGAAAAAATGGGCCTGCAGGTGCGTTATTTCATGCCGCCGAACAGTGTCGCTCCCTTGGCGTTTTACTTCCTCGGCGACCTGCTGAACGACTACACCAATCTGGAGTTGATCGGCACCATCAGCACCATGGAGACCTTCCAGAAGATCTACCGGCCGGAAATCTACAACGCCAATTCCGCCGCGGGGACCATCTACCAGCCGAGCCTGAAGCATCAGGATTACTCCGCGACCCAGATCGTCTACGACCGGCAAGAGCGCAGTCAGCTCGCGGTGACGCAGGGCAAATTTACCCAGGAGCATTTCATCAAGCCCTACGGGGACATTCTTGAGCAGTGGGCCTCCAGCCACGCTTTCTCGTCAACACCAACGCAAGACATTGCCCATCATGAATAA